Proteins encoded within one genomic window of Prauserella marina:
- a CDS encoding SDR family NAD(P)-dependent oxidoreductase: MLEGRLAGRTAIVTGAGAGLGRAEALALAGEGANVVVNDLGSAADTVAAEITEDGGSAIAVTGDVGHWPLGDSLVSAAADTFGGLDIVVNNAGVTRDAMLFNLTERQWDDVLRVHLKGHAAVSGAASRHWRAASKATGEPCYGRVINTASEAFLFGSAGQANYAAAKAGIVALTLATARGLGRYGVKANAICPRARTAMTENVFPGGPRDTGARGLDPLAPERVATFVTYLASPSAKDISGQVFVVYNDLVALMAAPKVEHTFTAADGAFSLAELDSRISGYFEDRLPEKTFAASEVSTLDNTGTG, translated from the coding sequence ATGCTGGAGGGACGGCTGGCCGGCCGGACCGCGATCGTCACCGGAGCGGGCGCGGGACTCGGCAGGGCGGAGGCGCTGGCGCTCGCCGGCGAGGGCGCCAACGTCGTCGTCAACGATCTCGGCTCCGCCGCCGACACGGTGGCCGCCGAGATCACCGAGGATGGTGGCTCGGCCATCGCGGTCACGGGCGACGTCGGCCACTGGCCGCTCGGCGACTCGCTCGTGTCGGCGGCGGCCGACACGTTCGGTGGACTCGACATCGTCGTCAACAACGCGGGCGTCACCCGTGACGCCATGCTGTTCAACCTCACCGAGCGACAGTGGGACGACGTGCTCCGCGTCCACCTCAAAGGTCACGCGGCGGTGTCCGGGGCCGCTTCCAGACACTGGCGGGCAGCCTCGAAGGCGACCGGGGAGCCCTGCTACGGCAGGGTGATCAACACGGCGTCGGAGGCATTCCTGTTCGGCTCGGCTGGACAGGCCAACTACGCGGCGGCGAAGGCGGGCATCGTGGCGCTCACCCTCGCGACCGCGCGGGGCCTTGGCCGCTACGGGGTGAAGGCCAACGCCATCTGCCCTCGTGCACGCACCGCGATGACCGAGAACGTGTTCCCTGGCGGACCGCGCGACACCGGAGCGCGCGGACTCGATCCGCTCGCCCCTGAGCGCGTCGCGACGTTCGTCACCTACCTCGCCTCCCCCTCGGCCAAGGACATCAGCGGCCAGGTTTTCGTGGTGTACAACGACCTGGTCGCGTTAATGGCGGCACCGAAGGTCGAGCACACGTTCACCGCGGCCGACGGCGCGTTTTCGCTCGCCGAACTCGATTCCCGGATATCCGGCTACTTCGAGGACAGGCTGCCAGAGAAGACCTTCGCGGCCTCCGAAGTTTCCACATTGGACAACACGGGCACCGGCTGA
- a CDS encoding class I adenylate-forming enzyme family protein has translation MAGLLNSTSRMRISATWAQGSRARTRISAGWTGDSRTDAGLGGVARRVVLLAGNGVRVPGCSWFNPRMRPAAEPLTLTQLCTARATTHGGRLAVGDENGALSYADLASSATSVAAQLAGLGVGAGDRVALIGANCVPWVVAALGASYAGATVVPIGHGSSHTERTRILDSLRPRLVITEPPTTRHEPPSTTSPGTTPGEASTGSGRTPDTGPSPLAVLTFADLDVGGGHPPPAHISPDSAAVVLPTSGTSGAVKYVAMTHRQLLRLYTDVSATVGLTEHDRLLGVVPLAHSFGLNGVLLISLIAGAYVRLARRYAAGQLATLIRDERLTVLAGPPTIYHDLASGGRAAIGGTCRLAITGSTAISAPTMRATCDLLGIPEIVVGYGMTETCGTVALGRIPGEVGAAGPELAPVPGVEVRIAGEAGEPLPPRTEGRILVRGFNVVRGYATDRGRARDTEWCDTGDLGRTDEHGLLTVVGRSKDSMIVSGFNVRPAEVEDVFTRHGAVADIAVVGVADGRQGQRLVAFLVPRPGATVDDEDLIAFGRTHLAAYKVPRDFVVLGELPRTATGKVARGRLSATAGSREARDA, from the coding sequence ATGGCCGGACTGCTGAACTCGACGTCGCGAATGCGGATCTCGGCGACATGGGCGCAGGGCTCGCGGGCGCGGACGCGGATCTCGGCGGGCTGGACGGGGGACTCGCGCACGGACGCGGGTCTCGGCGGCGTGGCGCGGCGGGTGGTGCTGCTGGCCGGGAACGGCGTGCGAGTACCGGGCTGCTCGTGGTTCAATCCGCGCATGCGCCCCGCAGCCGAGCCGCTGACGCTGACGCAGTTGTGCACGGCGCGGGCGACCACACATGGCGGGCGGCTCGCCGTCGGCGACGAGAACGGCGCATTGTCCTACGCCGATCTGGCGTCCTCGGCGACATCGGTCGCGGCCCAGCTCGCCGGGCTCGGCGTCGGCGCGGGCGACCGGGTCGCCCTCATCGGCGCCAACTGCGTGCCATGGGTCGTGGCGGCACTCGGAGCCAGCTACGCGGGCGCGACGGTCGTGCCGATCGGCCACGGCAGCAGCCACACCGAACGCACTCGCATTCTCGACAGCCTCCGGCCACGGCTGGTCATCACCGAACCGCCCACGACACGGCACGAACCGCCGTCGACGACATCACCCGGAACCACCCCCGGCGAGGCCAGCACGGGCAGTGGCCGCACTCCCGATACCGGCCCCAGCCCCCTCGCGGTACTGACCTTCGCCGACCTCGACGTTGGAGGAGGGCATCCGCCCCCTGCGCACATCTCCCCGGATTCCGCCGCGGTCGTGCTCCCGACATCGGGAACCAGTGGCGCCGTCAAGTACGTCGCCATGACCCATCGGCAGCTCCTGCGCCTCTACACCGATGTCTCGGCCACGGTCGGGCTCACCGAACACGACCGGCTGCTGGGTGTCGTTCCGCTCGCGCATTCCTTCGGCCTCAACGGCGTATTGCTCATCTCGCTCATCGCGGGTGCCTACGTGCGGCTCGCGCGGCGGTATGCCGCAGGCCAGCTCGCCACCTTGATTCGTGACGAACGGCTGACGGTGCTGGCGGGGCCGCCGACGATCTACCACGACCTCGCCTCCGGAGGACGCGCCGCCATCGGCGGAACCTGCCGCCTCGCGATCACCGGCAGCACCGCGATCTCGGCGCCGACGATGCGGGCGACCTGCGATCTGCTCGGTATTCCTGAGATCGTCGTGGGGTACGGCATGACCGAGACCTGTGGGACGGTCGCGCTCGGCCGGATTCCCGGCGAGGTCGGCGCGGCGGGCCCGGAGCTCGCGCCCGTACCGGGGGTCGAGGTCAGGATCGCGGGCGAAGCGGGGGAGCCGCTACCGCCGCGCACGGAAGGCAGGATCCTCGTACGCGGTTTCAACGTGGTGCGCGGATACGCGACCGACAGGGGGCGGGCGAGGGACACCGAGTGGTGCGATACCGGCGACCTCGGCAGAACCGACGAGCACGGGCTGCTGACCGTGGTGGGCCGAAGCAAGGACAGCATGATCGTCAGCGGCTTCAACGTGCGCCCGGCCGAGGTGGAGGACGTGTTCACCCGGCACGGCGCGGTCGCCGACATCGCCGTGGTCGGCGTCGCCGACGGCAGACAGGGACAGCGGCTCGTGGCCTTCCTCGTCCCACGACCGGGAGCGACCGTCGACGACGAGGACCTCATCGCTTTCGGCAGGACTCACCTCGCCGCCTACAAGGTGCCGCGCGATTTCGTCGTGCTCGGCGAGCTTCCTCGCACCGCGACGGGAAAGGTCGCCAGAGGTCGGCTCAGCGCCACGGCCGGATCTCGGGAAGCCCGCGACGCCTGA
- a CDS encoding SDR family NAD(P)-dependent oxidoreductase — MKDTELMGLTGKVAVITGAARGQGAAEAALFTELGADTVLTDVDDADGEAVAAKLGHRATYLSHDTASAAGWARVVETVAGRYGRIDILVNNAGVYWKNDLADWPEADLRALLDINLVGPVLGMKAVVPVMSRGGSIVNVASISGMRGHAGALPYAASKWGLRGASRSAAREFAPLGIRVNCVCPGAVDTPMVDAANLDLSHLPIPRPASPEEIAVTVAFLASDASAYTTGTDVVVDGGATA; from the coding sequence ATGAAGGACACCGAGCTGATGGGACTCACCGGCAAGGTCGCGGTGATCACCGGAGCGGCACGCGGGCAGGGAGCGGCGGAGGCGGCGCTGTTCACGGAACTGGGGGCCGACACGGTACTGACCGATGTGGACGATGCCGACGGTGAGGCGGTGGCGGCGAAACTCGGTCACCGGGCGACGTACCTCTCGCATGACACGGCGTCGGCGGCCGGGTGGGCGCGGGTCGTGGAGACCGTCGCCGGCCGGTATGGGCGGATCGACATCCTCGTCAACAACGCGGGCGTGTACTGGAAGAACGATCTCGCCGACTGGCCGGAGGCCGACTTGCGGGCGTTGCTGGACATCAACCTCGTCGGGCCGGTGCTCGGGATGAAGGCGGTGGTCCCGGTCATGTCCCGTGGCGGGTCGATCGTGAACGTCGCCTCGATCTCCGGGATGAGGGGGCACGCCGGTGCGCTGCCGTACGCGGCGTCGAAATGGGGCTTGCGGGGCGCGAGCCGTTCGGCCGCCCGCGAGTTCGCCCCGCTGGGGATCAGGGTCAACTGCGTGTGTCCCGGTGCCGTCGACACGCCGATGGTGGATGCGGCGAACCTGGATCTGAGTCACCTGCCGATCCCTCGTCCGGCTTCGCCGGAGGAGATCGCGGTGACGGTGGCGTTCCTGGCCTCCGATGCCAGCGCCTACACCACGGGAACCGATGTCGTGGTCGATGGTGGAGCCACCGCCTGA
- a CDS encoding flavin-containing monooxygenase, producing the protein MSTPRLDVLVVGAGFSGLYALYKAREAGFRVAGVEAAPTVGGTWYWNRYPGARCDVESLDYSYSFDEALQREWRWSERYATQPEILAYAEHVADRFDLRGHLEFSSRVVSARFRDDTATWTVSTDTGRQYSTRFLVFATGSLSAPHQPGLPGFDDFAGEVLFTARWPEQGADLTGKRVGVIGTGSSGIQSVPIIAEQAASVTVFQRSANYSVPAGNRPLTDADQVRAQRDYPQRRRKSWASTAGSPHDAHPDSALELDEDTRREVFEARWQQGGVLFGKTFPQQTIDERVNRLARDFAEAKIRTIVRDPRTADDLVPSDHPIGTKRICTDSGYFETFNLPHVTLVNLRREPITTLTGDGIRTSDAHYELDTLVLATGFDAMTGALTRIDLEGARGNHISTVWGNGPSTYLGMGIPGLPNLFSLTGPGSPSVLANMILAAEQQVNWLIDLLLHCAESGFTQVESRRDAAEAWTRHVDEVAGATLFPKAASWYMGANIAGKPQGFMPYIGGFAAYGQLCDAVRDADYRGFVFTA; encoded by the coding sequence ATGAGCACACCCCGGTTGGACGTGCTCGTCGTCGGCGCCGGTTTCTCCGGGCTCTACGCGCTGTACAAGGCACGGGAAGCAGGCTTTCGCGTCGCCGGTGTCGAAGCGGCGCCGACCGTGGGCGGAACCTGGTACTGGAACAGGTATCCCGGCGCGCGCTGCGACGTGGAGAGCCTCGACTACTCCTACTCGTTCGACGAGGCGCTGCAACGGGAATGGCGGTGGAGCGAGCGCTACGCCACGCAGCCGGAAATCCTCGCCTACGCCGAACACGTCGCGGACCGCTTCGACCTGCGAGGGCACTTGGAATTCTCCAGCAGAGTCGTGTCCGCGCGGTTTCGCGACGACACGGCGACCTGGACGGTGAGCACGGACACCGGGCGCCAGTACTCCACGAGGTTCCTGGTGTTCGCGACGGGCAGTCTCTCCGCCCCGCATCAGCCAGGGCTGCCCGGATTCGACGACTTCGCGGGCGAGGTCCTGTTCACCGCGCGCTGGCCTGAACAGGGCGCGGATCTCACCGGCAAGCGAGTCGGCGTGATCGGGACCGGTTCCTCCGGAATCCAGTCGGTGCCGATCATCGCCGAGCAGGCGGCTTCGGTGACCGTGTTCCAGCGTTCCGCCAACTACAGCGTCCCCGCGGGCAACCGGCCGCTCACCGACGCCGACCAGGTGCGGGCGCAACGCGACTACCCGCAGCGGCGGCGCAAGTCGTGGGCGAGCACCGCGGGTTCCCCGCATGACGCTCACCCCGACAGCGCGCTGGAACTCGACGAGGACACGCGCAGGGAGGTCTTCGAGGCTCGCTGGCAGCAGGGCGGTGTCCTGTTCGGAAAAACCTTCCCCCAGCAGACCATCGACGAGCGCGTCAACCGGCTCGCCCGCGACTTCGCGGAGGCCAAGATCAGGACCATCGTGCGAGATCCGCGCACGGCCGACGACCTCGTGCCTTCCGACCATCCCATCGGAACCAAGCGGATCTGCACCGACAGTGGCTACTTCGAAACGTTCAACCTGCCGCACGTCACGCTCGTCAACCTGCGCAGGGAACCCATCACGACACTGACCGGCGACGGCATCCGTACCAGCGACGCCCACTACGAACTGGACACGCTCGTGCTCGCGACCGGCTTCGACGCCATGACCGGTGCGCTCACCCGCATCGACCTCGAAGGGGCGAGGGGAAACCACATCTCCACGGTGTGGGGCAACGGGCCGTCGACCTATCTCGGGATGGGGATTCCGGGGCTGCCCAACCTGTTCAGCCTGACCGGCCCGGGCAGTCCCTCGGTGCTGGCCAACATGATCCTCGCCGCCGAACAGCAGGTGAACTGGCTCATCGACCTGCTGCTTCACTGTGCCGAATCGGGGTTCACCCAGGTCGAGTCCCGCCGGGACGCGGCGGAGGCGTGGACGAGGCACGTCGACGAAGTGGCTGGTGCGACCCTGTTCCCGAAGGCGGCTTCCTGGTACATGGGCGCCAACATCGCGGGCAAACCACAGGGGTTCATGCCCTACATCGGTGGATTCGCCGCGTACGGCCAACTGTGCGATGCGGTCAGGGACGCCGACTATCGCGGGTTCGTGTTCACGGCGTAG
- a CDS encoding alpha/beta hydrolase, giving the protein MFDDEVDRMLAVLDSGFPAVQEMSGRAARAAVAARRPPKDGEVAALAATEDYTIDVEGGTIPARVYRPRGTQGRVLPGIVFFHGGGFVLCDIESHDDFCRLLAAGTASVVVSVGYRRAPEHRAPTAAEDALAGLRWTEANARRLGVDPAKLLTAGDSAGGNLAAVCCLLARDRDGPVIAGQLLIYPVIEPDFDNDSHRRFGKGHFNTTAAMRWYWRQYLGGDEHDALPRPEEYVAPSRAPRHAGLPPAVIVTAGRDPLCSEGRRYAETLRSAGIGVRHRHFPELFHGFFTIVALGAAEAARDMVWSDIRALTDNKEVPA; this is encoded by the coding sequence GTGTTCGACGACGAGGTTGACCGGATGCTCGCGGTACTCGACTCGGGTTTCCCTGCGGTACAAGAGATGTCAGGCCGCGCGGCGAGGGCGGCCGTCGCGGCGCGCCGCCCTCCGAAAGACGGGGAAGTCGCCGCGCTCGCGGCGACAGAGGACTACACCATTGACGTCGAGGGCGGAACGATACCCGCGAGGGTCTACCGGCCACGCGGTACCCAGGGCAGGGTGCTGCCCGGAATCGTGTTCTTCCACGGTGGCGGCTTCGTATTGTGCGACATCGAAAGCCATGACGATTTCTGCAGGCTGCTCGCGGCGGGTACGGCCTCGGTGGTCGTGTCCGTCGGCTACCGGCGCGCGCCGGAACACCGCGCCCCAACGGCGGCGGAGGACGCGCTGGCCGGGCTGCGGTGGACCGAGGCCAACGCGCGGCGGCTCGGCGTCGATCCGGCGAAACTGCTCACCGCCGGCGACAGCGCGGGCGGCAACCTCGCCGCCGTGTGCTGCCTGCTCGCCCGCGACCGAGATGGACCGGTGATCGCCGGGCAGCTGCTCATCTACCCGGTCATCGAACCGGATTTCGACAACGACAGCCACCGCCGGTTCGGCAAGGGACACTTCAACACCACGGCGGCGATGCGCTGGTACTGGCGCCAGTACCTCGGCGGCGACGAGCACGATGCCCTTCCGCGACCCGAGGAGTACGTCGCCCCGTCTAGGGCGCCGCGCCACGCGGGCCTGCCACCCGCCGTGATCGTGACGGCAGGCAGAGATCCGCTGTGCTCGGAGGGCCGTCGCTACGCCGAAACCCTGCGCTCGGCGGGGATCGGCGTGCGGCACCGGCATTTTCCTGAACTGTTCCACGGATTCTTCACTATCGTCGCGCTGGGAGCGGCCGAGGCGGCCCGCGACATGGTGTGGAGCGACATCCGTGCGCTCACCGATAACAAGGAGGTGCCGGCATGA
- a CDS encoding PadR family transcriptional regulator, with the protein MPHDDTAAELPTLRPTSWAVLGLLSFGEELSGYDLKKWADWSLRFFYWAPSYSQIYGELRRLEHIGYAASRVVTKDDVRGKRLYAITPEGEQAVTRWANEAPLEPAVLKHGVMLRMWLGHAADPAHLKDMLTEHRAQSEKMRVRAEADAEGAESEPGWAYPHMVLKWAARYYQDERDRADSMLADLELLSAQRRRSAAKRRTSARRTSTELRSHKS; encoded by the coding sequence ATGCCGCACGACGACACCGCAGCCGAATTGCCGACGCTCCGCCCGACGAGCTGGGCGGTGCTGGGATTGCTCTCGTTCGGCGAGGAACTGTCCGGATACGACCTCAAGAAGTGGGCGGACTGGAGCTTGCGGTTCTTCTACTGGGCGCCGTCCTACAGTCAGATCTACGGAGAATTGCGCAGGCTCGAACACATCGGCTATGCGGCGTCGAGGGTCGTCACCAAGGACGACGTGCGCGGCAAACGGTTGTACGCGATCACCCCGGAGGGAGAACAGGCCGTGACGAGGTGGGCCAACGAGGCCCCGCTCGAACCCGCCGTGCTCAAACACGGTGTCATGTTGCGCATGTGGCTCGGTCACGCGGCCGATCCCGCACACCTCAAGGACATGCTCACCGAGCACAGGGCGCAATCGGAAAAGATGCGCGTCAGGGCCGAGGCGGACGCCGAAGGCGCCGAGAGCGAACCGGGCTGGGCGTACCCGCACATGGTCCTCAAGTGGGCGGCCCGCTACTACCAGGACGAGCGCGACAGGGCCGATTCGATGCTCGCCGACCTCGAACTGCTCTCGGCGCAGCGCCGTCGCTCGGCGGCGAAACGCCGCACCAGCGCCCGCCGCACCTCCACCGAACTCCGGTCGCACAAGTCGTGA
- a CDS encoding ABC transporter ATP-binding protein produces MAGSGTAHLRPGEEPVLSVADLVVEFPARRKQIVHAVSGVSFDLLDGETLGILGESGCGKSSAGRALMQLPSPTSGSVRLGSDELTGIAGQSLRQRRSGMQMIFQDPVSSLNPRRRVKDLIAEGPGIRGERVSRERVEAMLRAVGLDPGVVWNRRPHELSGGQCQRVCIARALMLDPKVLILDEPVSSLDVSVQAQILNLLEDTRQRYRLSMVFIAHDVAVVKNISDRVMVMYLGKVCEIAPSAGFVADAAHPYTRLLLDSVPQQRKQAARANTKTHTELPSPMRPPSGCRFRTRCPLATSLCEEREPELREAAEGHYVACHHA; encoded by the coding sequence ATGGCAGGCAGCGGAACGGCACACCTGCGTCCCGGAGAGGAACCGGTGCTCAGCGTCGCGGATCTCGTCGTCGAGTTTCCCGCACGGCGCAAGCAGATCGTGCACGCCGTCTCGGGCGTCAGCTTCGACCTGCTCGACGGCGAGACCCTTGGCATACTCGGCGAGTCGGGGTGCGGGAAGTCGAGCGCGGGAAGGGCGCTGATGCAGCTTCCCTCACCGACGTCGGGCTCGGTGCGGCTCGGCTCCGACGAGCTGACCGGTATCGCCGGACAGAGCCTGCGGCAGCGCAGATCCGGAATGCAGATGATCTTCCAGGATCCGGTGTCGTCGCTCAATCCCCGGCGCAGGGTCAAGGATCTGATCGCCGAGGGGCCCGGCATCAGGGGCGAGCGGGTGAGCCGCGAGCGCGTCGAGGCCATGCTGCGGGCCGTGGGGCTCGATCCAGGCGTGGTCTGGAACCGGCGCCCCCACGAGTTGTCAGGAGGACAGTGTCAGCGGGTGTGCATCGCGAGGGCGCTGATGCTCGATCCGAAGGTGCTCATTCTCGACGAACCGGTGTCCAGTCTGGACGTTTCGGTGCAGGCGCAGATACTGAATCTGCTTGAGGACACCAGACAACGGTACCGGCTCAGCATGGTCTTCATCGCGCACGACGTGGCGGTGGTGAAGAACATCAGTGACCGGGTGATGGTGATGTACCTGGGAAAGGTGTGCGAGATCGCGCCGTCGGCCGGCTTCGTCGCCGACGCGGCGCATCCCTACACCCGGCTGTTGCTGGATTCCGTGCCACAACAGCGGAAACAAGCCGCGCGAGCGAATACGAAAACGCACACCGAACTACCCTCGCCCATGCGGCCGCCGAGCGGCTGCCGGTTTCGCACCCGCTGTCCGCTGGCGACCTCTCTGTGCGAGGAAAGGGAACCCGAGTTGCGAGAGGCGGCCGAAGGCCATTACGTGGCGTGCCACCACGCGTGA
- a CDS encoding ABC transporter ATP-binding protein, with amino-acid sequence MPPSPATGSALLAVDGLRTSISTTGGVVTAVDGVSLTVGRGETLGIVGESGSGKSVLGRTIMGLYTTRGPVTITGEVRFAGEDIHAMGQRERRALWGAEIGMVFQDPMTALNPVKKVGAHLTETLRRHQTLGRTPAVEKAAELLDLVGIPDPRRRLAQYPHELSGGMRQRVVIAMALANEPALLIADEPTTALDVTVQRQILDLLDTLQSELGMAIILISHNLGVVAGRADRVAVMYAGRLAETAPTDAVFDDPRHPYTHALLGAIPRLEQRPHLRLAAIGGAPPDMVAPPKGCRFAPRCQYAKDDCTTVLPHLRPVPDLAGHEFACHHPVGQGDN; translated from the coding sequence ATGCCCCCCAGCCCGGCCACCGGCTCGGCGCTGCTCGCCGTGGACGGCCTTCGCACCAGTATCAGCACCACCGGCGGCGTGGTCACCGCCGTCGACGGGGTGTCGCTGACGGTCGGCCGGGGCGAGACCCTCGGCATCGTCGGCGAGTCCGGTTCGGGCAAATCGGTGCTGGGACGCACCATCATGGGCCTCTACACGACGCGGGGCCCGGTCACCATCACCGGCGAGGTGCGCTTCGCTGGCGAGGACATTCACGCGATGGGCCAGCGCGAGCGAAGAGCCTTGTGGGGCGCGGAGATCGGCATGGTCTTCCAGGACCCGATGACCGCGCTCAACCCGGTGAAGAAGGTCGGCGCGCACTTGACCGAGACGTTGCGAAGGCACCAGACGCTCGGCAGGACACCGGCCGTGGAAAAGGCAGCCGAACTGCTCGACCTCGTCGGGATCCCCGACCCCCGGCGCAGGCTCGCGCAGTACCCGCACGAACTGTCCGGTGGAATGCGGCAGCGTGTCGTCATCGCCATGGCGCTGGCGAACGAACCCGCGCTGCTGATCGCCGACGAGCCGACGACGGCGCTTGACGTCACCGTGCAACGCCAGATCCTCGACCTGCTCGACACCCTGCAATCGGAGTTGGGCATGGCGATCATCCTGATCAGCCACAACCTCGGTGTCGTCGCGGGACGAGCCGACCGGGTCGCCGTCATGTACGCGGGACGGCTGGCCGAGACGGCGCCGACCGACGCGGTGTTCGACGATCCGCGGCACCCCTACACGCACGCGCTGCTCGGGGCGATCCCGCGATTGGAGCAACGCCCGCACCTGCGACTGGCCGCCATCGGGGGCGCACCACCAGACATGGTGGCCCCGCCGAAGGGCTGCCGCTTCGCGCCCCGGTGCCAGTACGCGAAGGACGACTGCACGACGGTACTGCCGCACCTGCGACCGGTACCGGATTTGGCTGGGCACGAGTTCGCCTGCCACCACCCGGTCGGACAAGGAGACAACTGA
- a CDS encoding ABC transporter permease, with protein sequence MSELAELPKSTIARTPSPVPGPRDEGPALWRGLLPLIAGLTGFVLALLLLRGTGWAQAGAVLAAFVFVYIGLGNLGKRRFGPAFDLTMWLCLIWVVLLVGAAILAPLLPLGEHEDIASTIGNPVMARPDPLGAYPLGTNNLGLDLLARLIYGARASLVVSVGAVLIGMVIGGAIGIAAGYFRKATDTVAGILSNSLLAVPPLILLIALATVLEPSLRNIAFALSLLALPSMIRMARASTLSFSQREFVTAGRAMGASNLRLMTRELLPNVLLPLASYAMVIVSVLIVAEASLSFLGLGIQAPDPSWGNMIAEGEGGAFEQHPHIVLVPGIVLFLTVYSFNVLGEKARKRFDSRQAKL encoded by the coding sequence ATGTCTGAACTCGCCGAACTTCCGAAGAGCACCATTGCCAGAACCCCCTCACCCGTTCCGGGGCCTCGCGACGAGGGGCCCGCGCTGTGGCGGGGACTGCTGCCGCTCATCGCCGGTCTCACCGGTTTCGTGCTGGCACTGCTGCTGTTGCGCGGGACGGGCTGGGCGCAGGCTGGCGCGGTGCTCGCCGCGTTCGTGTTCGTCTACATCGGCCTGGGAAATCTCGGAAAGCGCCGGTTCGGGCCCGCCTTCGACCTGACGATGTGGTTGTGCCTGATCTGGGTGGTGCTCTTGGTGGGCGCGGCGATTCTGGCCCCGCTGCTGCCGCTGGGCGAGCACGAGGACATCGCGTCCACGATCGGCAACCCGGTCATGGCCCGGCCCGATCCGCTCGGCGCCTACCCGCTCGGGACCAACAACCTCGGCCTCGACCTGCTGGCAAGGCTGATCTACGGTGCCCGCGCTTCATTGGTCGTCTCCGTCGGCGCCGTGCTGATCGGCATGGTGATCGGCGGCGCGATCGGGATCGCGGCGGGCTACTTCCGCAAGGCCACCGACACGGTGGCCGGCATCCTCAGCAACTCGCTGCTGGCCGTGCCGCCGCTCATCCTGCTCATCGCGCTGGCGACCGTGCTGGAGCCCAGCCTGCGCAACATCGCCTTCGCGTTGTCGCTGCTGGCACTGCCGAGCATGATCAGAATGGCGAGAGCGAGCACACTGAGCTTCAGTCAGCGCGAGTTCGTCACCGCCGGCAGGGCGATGGGCGCGTCGAACCTGCGGTTGATGACAAGGGAACTGCTGCCCAACGTGTTGTTGCCGCTGGCCTCCTACGCGATGGTCATCGTGTCGGTGCTGATCGTCGCCGAGGCGTCGCTGAGCTTCCTCGGTCTCGGTATCCAGGCTCCCGATCCCTCGTGGGGCAACATGATCGCCGAAGGCGAGGGAGGCGCCTTCGAGCAGCACCCGCACATCGTGCTCGTGCCGGGCATCGTGTTGTTCCTGACCGTGTACTCGTTCAACGTTCTCGGCGAGAAGGCCCGCAAACGGTTCGATTCCCGTCAGGCGAAGCTCTGA
- a CDS encoding ABC transporter permease, with protein sequence MAIGKLVRRLAELIAVLIVVSFGTFMLVSLMDADPAVTILGEGHSEEEYAAVRTDLGLDDSLVVRYGSWLGAALTGDLGSSVVPPYSDVMERIAAALPVSVELAVLGMGMALLLSIPLAMWSAYHAGGRVDRIVSAGTFGVLSVPSFLAGLVIIMVFANQLGWFPRAEWARLSESVGGNLYHAFLPALTIALAETAMFTRILRNDLITTLREDFILSARAKGMGTVHILFSDALRPSSFSLMTLLGIGLGRLIGSTVIVEYLFALPGMGSLVIGAANTGDFTMVQGAVLIIAVIYVVTNALIDVSYGYLDPRIRRAHV encoded by the coding sequence GTGGCGATCGGGAAACTCGTGCGAAGGCTCGCCGAGCTGATCGCGGTACTGATCGTGGTCAGCTTCGGCACCTTCATGCTGGTGTCGCTGATGGACGCCGATCCGGCCGTGACGATTCTCGGCGAGGGGCACAGCGAGGAGGAGTACGCCGCCGTGCGTACCGACCTCGGCCTCGACGACTCGCTCGTGGTGCGCTACGGAAGCTGGCTCGGCGCCGCGCTCACCGGGGACCTCGGCAGTTCGGTCGTTCCGCCCTACAGCGACGTGATGGAACGCATCGCGGCCGCGCTTCCGGTCAGCGTCGAACTGGCCGTGCTCGGCATGGGAATGGCATTGCTGCTGAGCATCCCGCTCGCGATGTGGTCGGCCTACCACGCCGGAGGCAGGGTCGACCGGATCGTCAGCGCGGGCACCTTCGGGGTGCTGTCGGTGCCGAGCTTCCTCGCCGGTCTGGTGATCATCATGGTGTTCGCCAACCAGCTCGGCTGGTTCCCCCGCGCGGAATGGGCGCGGTTGAGCGAAAGCGTCGGCGGCAATCTCTATCACGCGTTCCTGCCCGCGCTGACGATCGCGCTGGCCGAGACCGCGATGTTCACCAGGATCCTGCGTAACGACCTCATCACAACCCTGCGGGAGGACTTCATTCTCTCGGCGAGGGCCAAGGGGATGGGTACGGTGCACATCCTGTTCAGCGACGCGCTGCGGCCCTCGTCGTTCTCGCTCATGACGCTGCTCGGGATCGGTCTCGGCAGGCTGATCGGCAGCACGGTCATCGTCGAGTACCTTTTCGCGCTTCCCGGGATGGGATCGCTGGTGATCGGCGCGGCCAACACCGGTGACTTCACGATGGTGCAAGGCGCGGTGCTGATCATCGCGGTCATCTACGTGGTGACCAACGCGCTCATCGACGTGTCCTACGGCTACCTCGATCCACGTATTCGGAGGGCGCATGTCTGA